In a genomic window of Meriones unguiculatus strain TT.TT164.6M chromosome 8, Bangor_MerUng_6.1, whole genome shotgun sequence:
- the Dusp19 gene encoding dual specificity protein phosphatase 19 produces the protein MHSLKQEIQAFSRNDLRKQCTRVTTLSGKKMIETWKGATVHVVEAEPSGGAGCGYVQDFSLDLQVGVVKPWLLLGSQDAAHDLELLRKLKVTHILNVAYGVENAFLSEFTYKTISILDVPETNILSYFPECFEFIEQAKLKDGVVLVHCNAGVSRAAAVVIGFLMRSEELAFTTALSLVKGARPSVCPNPGFVDQLRTYRVDKGSRGGDQAPAVDTALGS, from the exons ATGCACTCCCTGAAACAAGAAATCCAAGCATTCTCCCGGAATGATCTCAGGAAGCAGTGCACCAGGGTGACCACGCTAAGTGGGAAGAAAATGATAGAAACCTGGAAGGGTGCCACGGTTCACGTTGTGGAAGCCGAGCCCAGCGGAGGGGCTGGCTGTGGCTATGTGCAGGACTTTAGCTTGGACCTGCAAGTTGGCGTTGTTAAGCCCTGGCTGCTTCTGG GCTCACAGGATGCTGCTCATGATCTGGAGCTGCTGAGGAAGCTCAAG gTGACTCATATTCTCAATGTTGCATATGGAGTTGAAAATGCTTTCCTCAGTGAATTTACATATAAGACTATTTCTATATTGGATGTGCCTGAAACCAATATCCTGTCTTATTTTCCAGAATGTTTTGAGTTTATTGAGCAAGCGAAACTGAAG GATGGCGTGGTTCTCGTTCACTGTAACGCAGGGGTGTCCAGGGCCGCGGCGGTTGTCATCGGCTTCCTCATGAGGTCGGAAGAACTCGCGTTCACCACTGCTTTGTCGCTGGTGAAAGGGGCAAGGCCGTCCGTGTGTCCGAACCCCGGCTTCGTGGACCAGCTCCGCACCTACCGAGTGGACAAAGGGAGCCGTGGCGGCGACCAGGCACCCGCAGTGGACACGGCCCTCGGATCGTGA